A window of the Helianthus annuus cultivar XRQ/B chromosome 4, HanXRQr2.0-SUNRISE, whole genome shotgun sequence genome harbors these coding sequences:
- the LOC110933411 gene encoding uncharacterized protein LOC110933411: MEGKSDGVKPLDHRSPGNEDNTPPVRGIGLQVTNIEGNPMLPRRGMYSTSNVSVIDGLFEISKPVELDATWGYGGGFTAAKMDSHAIPSSSNVVKDIPNLSYADKVKMQTSLKREVNFRKLDATETVQDADVLIPREVIKKVQDKFENVLYGYCLGNRLPFPVVDYYAKNAWAKHGFSKIMMNKDGFFFFKFDTKGGMAKVLEGGPWLIRKVSLFLNVWSPDVSLRKEGIKSIPVWVKMYNVPIAIYTDDGLSLLASKIGTPKRLDGYTADICADNWGMSSFPRALIEIDAENELKDHIIVAIPKLEGEGYITEKVKVEYEWQPQRCSLCCIFGHNDQTCAKKVNNKAKQAVVDKEGFTIDKRKVARVGMMQKRQKQKFIYKPKMNKSGASASGTKEDTSDNSKNANVKTGNAFEALASNDLEETIAVIGLNKELRQNLKNGNGKPTRSENEVEETLQTEMAAFMKADQSHVSEGVSTPGQAESHVNVTKLGTICNSVFRNWNWTSNGGLCSRGTRIILGWDSDVVDLMVLAQTDQVIHTQMLDKTHKKVLFCSFVYAENKYQDRRSLSESLRNHKSLCHDKPWVVMGDFNATLQLEDSLYGTSQQTISMCEFKDCVQFLELLDIQGHDLQFTWNQKPKDGVSELRKKLDEIQVLVDKSPLDGNLRQFEATCLQEFQSAAYDEECFFKQKSKVEWLCARDSNTKYFHNVVKSRNARNKIHSVKDTSGIRHEGSRVAAALVNHYSNFLGVEDQVTSINLDSIFVNVLSHEDASNMVRQVTREEVKAAMFNIGENKAPGPDGYTSAFFKKAWDIIGNEVTDAVLDFFDNGKLLKQLNHTILALIPKKDIPDSVLDYRPISCCNVLYKCISKIITDRIKGSLGALVSINQSAFVPGRKISDNILLTQELMHNYHLNRGPARCAFKIEIQKAYDTVSWSFLKAILIRFGFNHRMVQWIMMCVSTASYSLSVNGDLHGFFKGKRGLRHGDPMSPYLFTLIMEVLSLLLQQAADLNSSFKFHHQCAKQRIINVSFADDLFMFVHADICSVKKVRDALEMFTSWSGLVPSPTKSTAYFSNVPSLVKQQILSLMSFQEGNLPVRYLGVPLISTKLIFKDCKILIDRMASKIMSWISKSLSFAGRLQLISSVLSSMHIYWASVFILPTRVISELEKRMRRFLWNAGSSGRIRAKVAWSDVCLPKNEGGLGIRNVGDVNKALMTNHIWSIITHRESLWVRWIHSYKLKGRSFWEVPCRGRVSWGWRKILSIRNLVRPYMGMSIRSGVQTNAWCDNWCPLSPISTFITPRTITNVGFNMHSTVADIVDASGQWRWPAA; encoded by the exons AATGTATCGGTGATAGATGGGTTGTTTGAGATTTCGAAGCCTGTGGAATTGGATGCTACGTGGGGATATGGAGGTGGATTTACGGCTGCCAAGATGGATTCCCATGCAATCCCTAGTTCGAGTAATGTGGTGAAGGACATACCCAACTTATCTTATGCGGACAAGGTTAAAATGCAAACATCGCTGAAAAGAGAGGTTAACTTCCGTAAGTTGGATGCTACAGAGACGGTTCAGGATGCTGATGTGCTTATTCCTCGTGAGGTAATTAAAAAGGTCCAGGACAAATTTGAGAATGTTTTGTATGGCTATTGTTTGGGCAATCGATTACCTTTTCCTGTTGTGGATTATTATGCGAAAAATGCGTGGGCTAAGCATGGTTTCTCTAAAATTATGATGAATAAGGatggtttctttttctttaagtttgataCAAAAGGGGGCATGGCTAAAGTCTTGGAAGGGGGACCATGGTTGATCAGGAAAGTGTCGTTGTTTTTGAATGTCTGGTCTCCAGATGTCAGTTTAAGAAAAGAGGGTATTAAGTCGATCCCAGTATGGGTTAAGATGTATAACGTTCCGATTGCTATTTATACGGATGATGGCTTGAGTTTGTTGGCTTCTAAGATAGGAACCCCGAAAAGGTTAGATGGGTATACGGCGGATATTTGTGCGGATAACTGGGGAATGAGCAGTTTTCCAAGGGCTCTAATTGAAATAGATGCGGAGAATGAACTAAAAGATCATATCATTGTTGCTATTCCGAAACTGGAGGGAGAGGGATACATCACAGAAAAGGTGAAAGTGGAGTATGAATGGCAGCCACAGAGATGCTCTTTGTGTTGTATTTTTGGCCACAACGATCAGACATGTGCCAAGAAAGTTAATAATAAAGCTAAACAAGCGGTTGTGGATAAGGAGGGGTTTACTATTGATAAGAGGAAGGTGGCGAGAGTGGGTatgatgcagaaaagacaaaagCAGAAATTTATCTACAAACCTAAGATGAATAAGTCAGGAGCAAGTGCCTCTGGCACTAAGGAGGATACTTCGGATAATAGCAAAAATGCTAATGTGAAAACTGGTAATGCGTTTGAAGCTTTGGCAAGTAACGATTTGGAAGAGACTATAGCCGTTATCGGGTTGAATAAGGAGCTGAGGCAGAATTTAAAAAATGGGAATGGGAAGCCCACTCGATCTGAGAATGAGGTAGAGGAAACCTTACAGACGGAAATGGCCGCATTCATGAAAGCTGACCAGAGTCATGTTTCTGAGGGGGTAAGCACTCCCGGACAAGCAG AATCACATGTGAATGTGACGAAGCTAGGAACCATCTGTAATAGTGTCTTTCGGAATTGGAACTGGACGTCTAATGGGGGTTTATGTAGTAGGGGCACCCGAATAATTTTGGGTTGGGATTCTGATGTGGTGGATCTTATGGTGCTTGCTCAAACTGATCAAGTTATTCATACGCAGATGCTGGATAAGACTCATAAAAAAGTTTTATTCTGCTCTTTTGTGTACGCAGAAAATAAGTATCAAGATCGCAGAAGTCTCTCGGAGAGTTTACGTAATCATAAAAGCTTATGTCATGATAAACCATGGGTTGTTATGGGGGATTTTAATGCTACTCTTCAGCTTGAGGATTCTCTCTATGGAACATCTCAACAAACGATAAGCATGTGTGAGTTTAAAGATTGTGTTCAGTTTTTGGAGTTGTTGGATATTCAGGGGCACGATCTTCAGTTTACTTGGAACCAAAAACCAAAAGATGGA GTGTCGGAGCTTAGGAAAAAGCTGGATGAGATTCAAGTTCTTGTTGACAAGAGTCCGTTGGATGGCAATCTCCGTCAATTTGAAGCgacatgtcttcaagagtttcaGTCTGCTGCTTATGATGAGGAATGTTTCTTCAAACAAAAGTCAAAAGTTGAATGGTTATGTGCTAGAGACTCTAATACGAAATATTTCCACAATGTGGTGAAAAGCCGTAATGCGAGAAACAAAATTCATAGTGTTAAAGATACTTCGGGGATCCGTCATGAAGGTAGTAGGGTTGCGGCTGCTCTAGTCAATCACTACTCCAACTTTCTTGGTGTTGAGGACCAGGTAACTTCCATTAATTTGGATAGTATTTTTGTTAATGTCCTTAGCCATGAAGATGCTTCTAATATGGTTCGACAAGTTACTAGAGAGGAAGTCAAAGCGGCTATGTTTAACATTGGTGAAAATAAAGCCCCGGGTCCTGATGGGTATACGTCAGCTTTTTTCAAGAAGGCTTGGGATATTATCGGTAATGAAGTTACGGATGCGGTTCTTGATTTTTTTGATAATGGGAAACTCCTCAAGCAATTAAATCACACGATCCTAGCTTTGATTCCTAAGAAAGACATTCCGGACTCTGTTTTGGATTATCGACCTATTTCATGTTGTAACGTGCTCTATAAATGTATTAGCAAGATAATCACGGATAGGATTAAAGGGAGTTTGGGGGCTCTTGTCAGCATTAATCAGTCAGCCTTTGTGCCGGGAAGGAAAATCTCAGATAATATTCTCCTAACTCAGGAGCTGATGCACAACTATCACTTGAATAGAGGCCCTGCGAGATGTGCTTTTAAAATAGAAATTCAGAAAGCATATGATACGGTTAGTTGGTCTTTTTTGAAAGCTATCCTTATTCGTTTTGGATTCAATCATCGTATGGTTCAGTGGATTATGATGTGTGTTTCCACGGCTTCCTACTCATTGTCTGTTAATGGTGACCTTCATGGTTTTTTCAAGGGGAAGAGGGGGTTGAGACACGGCGATCCAATGTCGCCTTATTTATTTACCCTTATCATGGAAGTGCTATCTCTATTACTGCAACAGGCGGCTGACTTAAACTCGTCATTTAAATTCCATCATCAGTGTGCTAAGCAGAGAATTATCAACGTATCCTTTGCGGACGATTTGTTTATGTTTGTCCATGCTGACATTTGCTCGGTGAAGAAGGTTAGAGATGCTTTGGAAATGTTTACTAGTTGGTCAGGGTTAGTACCGAGCCCAACCAAGAGTACGGCCTATTTTTCAAATGTGCCTTCTTTGGTGAAGCAACAGATTCTTTCGTTGATGTCTTTCCAAGAAGGTAATCTTCCGGTTAGATATCTTGGGGTGCCTCTTATATccacaaaacttatttttaaagattgtaaaATCTTGATTGATCGTATGGCGAGCAAAATCATGAGCTGGATTTCTAAGTCTTTGTCTTTTGCGGGCCGCCTTCAACTCATAAGCTCCGTATTATCTTCAATGCATATCTACTGGGCTTCAGTTTTTATCCTCCCTACTCGGGTAATTTCTGAGTTGGAAAAGAGGATGCGTCGTTTTTTATGGAATGCTGGTTCTTCTGGCAGAATTCGTGCCAAAGTTGCTTGGTCCGATGTTTGTTTGCCAAAGAATGAGGGAGGCTTAGGTATTCGAAATGTTGGGGATGTTAATAAGGCTCTCATGACAAACCACATATGGAGTATTATTACTCACAGAGAGTCTCTTTGGGTTCGGTGGATCCATTCGTACAAGCTAAAGGGTAGAAGTTTTTGGGAGGTTCCGTGCAGGGGTAGGGTGAGCTGGGGATGGCGTAAAATCTTATCCATCCGAAATTTGGTTCGTCCTTACATGGGTATGTCTATCAGAAGTGGTGTTCAGACTAATGCATGGTGTGATAACTGGTGCCCCTTGAGTCCGATCAGTACTTTCATCACGCCGAGAACCATCACTAATGTGGGTTTCAATATGCACTCTACAGTTGCTGATATAGTTGATGCTTCGGGCCAATGGCGATGGCCGGCGGCTTAG